The region GCTTCAGGTCTGAGGAGCCAATCTTGATCCTGGCCGGGGGCATGGGCCTGGCCCCCTTTGTGGGGCTGATTCGGGCCCATGGGCGTCCGGAGATGATCCGCCTCGTCTTTGGCCATCGAGCTCCTCTGGAGGCTTACCCCTGGGGGGAATTGGCCGAACGGGTCGAGGCCCTGGAGCTTCGCCAGGAATTCGAGGCCGATGTGGCCGGATTCGTGCTGGTATTGGAGCGTGAGATCAGTCGGTTCGGCACGGCCGGTCCGGTCCTGGCCTGCGGGCCCAAGCCTTTTTTACGGACGGTTCAGCGGCTCTGTCTCGATCATGGAGCCCGGGGCCAGATTTCCCTCGAGAACACTATGGCCTGTGGCGTCGGGGCCTGTCTGGGCTGCGTGGCCAGACACAGGACCGACGGGCTGGTCCAGTCCTGTGTACGTGGCCCGGTCTTTTCCGTGGAGGATGTCGATTTGGAGGAGGGGGCATGAACCTTGCCGTTGATCTGGCCGGGTTGAAGCTCAAGAACCCGATCATGACCGCATCCGGGACCTTCGGGTACGGCCTGGAATTCTCCCGCTACGGCGATTTGACCAAGCTCGGAGCCATCGTGGTCAAGGGCCTGTCCCTCAAGCCCAGGCAGGGCAACCCCATGCCCAGGATCGTCGAGACCCCGTGCGGGATGCTCAACGCCATCGGCCTGCAGAACGTCGGGGTCGAGGCCTTTGTCCGGGACAAGCTCCCCTTTTTGCCCTGGCGGGAGACTCCGGTCATCGCTAACCTCTACGCTCAGGACGTGGCCGAATTCCACGCACTGGCCAGATTTCTGGCCCCAGAGGAGGCGGTGGCCGCCCTGGAGGTCAATATCTCCTGCCCCAATGTCCGCCGGGGAGGCATGGCTTTCGGGCAGGACCCGGCCATGGCCGCCGAGGCCACCCGGGCCGTGCTGGAGGGGGCCGGCGAGAAGCCGGTTATCGTTAAACTCAGCCCCAATGTGACTGACATTCGGGCCATGGCCCAGGCCGTGACCGAGGCCGGGGCACATGTATTGTCCCTCATCAACACCCTGACCGGCATGGCCGTTGACGTGCGGACCAGAAGACCCCGTCTGGCCAACGGCATCGGCGGTCTGTCCGGCCCAGCCATTAAGCCCGTGGCCCTGCGCATGGTCCGCGAGGTTTGTCAGATCACCGACCGACCGGTCATTGGCATAGGCGGCATCGTCTCGGTCTGGGACGCCCTGGAGTTCATCCTTGTCGGAGCCACGGCCGTCCAGGTCGGAACCGGAACCTTCATGCGGCCAGATCTTTGCTTCAGGATGGTCCGTCAACTGGAAGAGGCCGTGGAGGAACTCGGGCTCGAAAGCTGGGACGAGTTCCGGGGGCGCTTGATCACGGCCCGGGAAGGGAGGAAATCATGATCCGCCGTTTCTGCGACATCTGCGGCAAGGAGATCCGGACCAAGGCCGAGGGGCTGTACGCCGGGCAATATGTCCTGGAGATCAAGGACCCCGCCAACTTGAGTCGCCTCGGGGGCAAATCGACTTCTCAGGATCCAACCATCTCCCTGGCATTGGCCGACTGCCACCACCAGGATATCTGCGTCTTCTGCCTGCAGAAGGTCCTGGCCCAGGAGTTTAGCGCTCTGAACCGCCGTCTCGATTCTCGGGGACCAGCCGAGGAAGGATGAGTCCGAAGAAGGAGTCGCCCGAACCGTCGTAGCGCCAGCCCATATGGGCCGCGCAGACGGCACAAGAGGCCAGACTCCAAGCGTAGTCGGGAAACCAGGTGAATTCCAAGGTTGGAGAGCCCTGGACTCTGCACCCCGGGGCCTGGCCGAAACAGCCGATTTCGAAGAGATGGCCATGGGGATTGAGAAAGGCGTGGTCGTGACGGCTGCGCACCGAAATTCTCCATCCCTCGGCCGTGACGAAGTGGCCGCAGGCGGCACAGAAGAACCGACGGCCGGGAGGTCCCTCGGATTCCTCGTTCCGGTGATGTGCGACCGTATCCTGGAGTCGGGCGGGAAGACCCGGGGAGGAAGGGGCCCGGCACGAGGCCGAGGAAGGTTCGTAGGGGCAGGCTTCAAGCATGCCCCTACATTCTTTGGCTTCCATCAGATCAGTTCGGTCGTCAGTACCCCTTCACCTCACTTGATGAACAGCATCTCCTGGTAGCTCGGCAAAAACCAGAGATTGTCGGCCACTAGTCCCTCCAGGGCGTCGGCATGGGCCCGGACTTCTCGCATGGCCGGAATGACCTGCCCGCAACAGAACTCGGCCTCGTCCCTCTCGTCGGCCTTTTTCTCCTCTCGAAGCA is a window of Deltaproteobacteria bacterium DNA encoding:
- a CDS encoding dihydroorotate dehydrogenase, producing the protein MNLAVDLAGLKLKNPIMTASGTFGYGLEFSRYGDLTKLGAIVVKGLSLKPRQGNPMPRIVETPCGMLNAIGLQNVGVEAFVRDKLPFLPWRETPVIANLYAQDVAEFHALARFLAPEEAVAALEVNISCPNVRRGGMAFGQDPAMAAEATRAVLEGAGEKPVIVKLSPNVTDIRAMAQAVTEAGAHVLSLINTLTGMAVDVRTRRPRLANGIGGLSGPAIKPVALRMVREVCQITDRPVIGIGGIVSVWDALEFILVGATAVQVGTGTFMRPDLCFRMVRQLEEAVEELGLESWDEFRGRLITAREGRKS
- a CDS encoding dihydroorotate dehydrogenase electron transfer subunit, giving the protein MTGGGCFDLTVRERISSSDGLFHSLWLEGAKWSYQPGQFLMLRPDWGLDPVWARPFSICDVSPRGLRVFFQTVGRGTAQLGRIAPGEALTAWGPLGRGFSFRSEEPILILAGGMGLAPFVGLIRAHGRPEMIRLVFGHRAPLEAYPWGELAERVEALELRQEFEADVAGFVLVLEREISRFGTAGPVLACGPKPFLRTVQRLCLDHGARGQISLENTMACGVGACLGCVARHRTDGLVQSCVRGPVFSVEDVDLEEGA